The Mauremys reevesii isolate NIE-2019 linkage group 19, ASM1616193v1, whole genome shotgun sequence genomic sequence cagatcttacccaaatagaCGCTAcggccaattcttattaactaaaattgaaaggtttatttataaaaagaaaaaaaggtgagagttaaaattagTTAAAGGAATCCATTACATACAGTAacggcaaagttcttggttcaggcttgtagccgtgatggaataaattgccggcttaagtcaagtctctggagtacatccacagcttggatgggtcattcagtccattgttccgagcttcagtttgtagcacagttactccagaggtaagaagcaggactaaagaaatggagaagatgcagctgccttttatagtctcttgccatgcggcctgtgcttcctttgttccaaacacgagctgcccagcacatggcttggGAGCCTttgagttctctccataggcatgtccctgcctgccttgctgagtcacaaggtgtatctgccttctctccatgggtcaggtGTCTATCTGATGGTccctaatgggccatcaagcagggtAGGCAGTGCTGATACCAAACTggctggggtgtcacccagaagcatagcacaagtttgaaatacggacaTACATacatattgtgatagacccaggcctgTTGGGTACCACAAAGTAGCAGAAGGCAgacatactggccactggattagcagttttctgttccctgactgaccagagcaggggctgctccagactaatgagaacacctgactccaattaacctgcaaagagtcaggtgagtccattaaggtaatgtgaacacctgactctaattaaggccctgctgatactataaaagggctcactccagtcaggcaggggagagccggggagccagaggagaggaagtgtggctgaagggctggttaatgaagacaccctcaagccatCAGTAAGGGAGCCCCAAGGTGAGGGTGAAGacgggagaagcaggagagctgtggggaagtggcccagggaaacgtagcaactctggcagtaaAAGGTCGGCTGTCAACAGCTGCtcccattagggtccctgggcaggaacccggagtagagggtgggcctgggttccccctgaACCTGCCACTataggaacatctcctgggaggggaagacaggcccctgtcaggactggaggctaaactgttctgaaataagccctagagacaacagagactgtgggagttctctcaccaacctccttgcaggcctatgatgaaaagggctcagtagactgtaaccctggccctagagagagaagggctacgtggagggtcgcagtgagccactgaggctaccATAAGCCGCCTGGAAGCGCGGGACCCACGGGGACAAGgtcggagctctgccacaatatctATAACTCCTAATACAAAGgcgatacaaacatataaacaagatgaTCCTATCTGGCAAATTAGAACATTTTGCAGATCTCTTCCGTGGCACATCTGGCTGATTACTTAGTAGGCATTACCCCAGGAGCCAAcaggagccaatacttataactttaaatacaaaaatgatacaggcAGGCAGACAGCACGATCATACCCAACCAATCATAACCTTTTCAGAGACCTCTTACTCAACAACCTTaatacaatatttgctgcaaatatataacagtgattGCAACAaaatatggtcatattttaatcagggAACATCACGGGGGAGATTTTCAGTTTGACCTGCTGACAAGTGGAAATCTTCCACTGAAAATTTGGCTGAAACCAAAGTtttgttttcatcaaaattttctcAGAGGGAATCAACACAACCCAGTTTCCAATCAGCACGGAACAGCAGGGCTGATAGTCcagctcagtgtttctcaaatgtggccatcaggggctttccttgcagccacagcctcctgggtgctgatcggggaggggagggctgcaaaGCAGCGGTCCCTCCCCCAGGTCCACCGGCAGGGGTTGGGCCCTCCCCACCCCGAGCCAGCCAATATGAAGTGGGGCTCAGGTTTCCGGCTTCAACCCTGGCTCACCACCCCCCTTATTACCCCTGgtgcctgctgcctcctctggccCCTCACCCATCCAGCCCATGACCCTGGCCCCCCACTgtctccctacccacctccccatccaaggCGTAACTTGTCCCCaggtttgccagggctgagtaagtctgttgtgaacaGTGATATGTGTATGCtcgttaatatcacttttcacagcctcccagcaaGCTAACAAGTCTTCCGCTGTGAACAGTGATATTatcaaacatacaaatatcactttccacagaagcagacttactagctagcaagtctacAAAGAAAatgcaacaacaaaaagacaagaacatgcaaagcaccttatttttgtttcttttctgtttagTTCCGATAAAGAAATAGAGGCAAGTGTacgttatttttattattcagtCTGCGAAAAACTCCTACAGACATAAATGACTACGATTTGGACATggcatgggggtgtgtgtgcgtctGGCTGACACCACAGGGGGGTGCTGTAACATCACACAGAGTAAGCCGTCACTAACTGGTGAGAGCTGACAGAGATTCTGTAGGGTCTTGGTGAGAAGGAAGAGAAGACACTGAATTCCCATTGATCCCTCCTGGAACAGTCTCCCTACCACCAGGTTACAGTTTCGTGTATCAATGGCCATATTTTGGTTACAGTGCCGGGTTGGATTTTCTTCCGCACCTGGTACCTATTCTAGAGGGACTATTTTTTTAAGCCCACTCTCATCCCTCTCCGCAATACTCACTCCTGCCTTGTTTCTTGCGTTTTTATCCCATTCCCATCCGCAAAAACCTGAGACCCAGCAAATcccacaagagagagagattcccccaggctactaaaaaaaccccaaacagtcagttaatatattatatatataaatggaattcagacacaatttttaccACTAAAGAACTACaacaaatcttgcttaaaccATGTAGAAAAATTACTTTAACTCTTGTTATGATAGATGTCAACTCCCTTTCGGTGCCTCGCTTAAATAGAAGTACtaaaacctttatttaaaaagatATTGTCTCTTCCTACAAATTACCGCACTCTGGGATTTTTGCCCACCCAAACCCACCCGCTCCTGCTGTTATGACAGCAGGGTCTGCGATACCCACAGGATCCCAGTCCCGCTGCAGGGTTCTAACCTGCTCCACCCCCGTGTTGGCATTTCCACATTCATCTAGGCAATGGAACGGTCCCTACACTACATGAAAAACGCCTCAGAGGAAACAAACCCTGTTCGCCCCATGCCAGCACAGCTCCCCTTTAACACCCCCCAATCTCAGACCTAGAATCTACAGCAAACAGGCAGGTGTGAACAGACGATGCTTCTGTGTGGGGTCACTCCTCATTTGAGGTCAGATTTCCATGATCTCCTTACATTTGCTGACAGAGCAAGACCCGTCTATCAGTAATAATAAtgctatggagagagagagagagagagagtgtgtgtgtgtgtgtgtgtgtgagagagagagagagagagagaacttgacCTTGAAAGGGTCAGGGAGTGGGGGAAACTATTTTATTTGCTTTAGCTTGTAACAGAATTTAATTCCTTATGAACTTTCCCCCGTGTCTTTCgttccccaccctccttccctgggGTTTGTTTGAGAAGTCGGCTCTAGTGGAGGAAGCAGCGGAGCGACTCATGAGAGTCCTACACCTTCCTCTTGCCCCACCTGTAGGCGGCTCCCTTCAGCGCATGAAAAGGGACCTGGAGCTCTCTCTCCTTTCCAGCTGTTAAATCGTTTCAGCTCCCACCCCTTGTTTCCTATACCTTGGACTCTAGCCCGTCCGGCAACCTACGCCCCGGCTTCCCCTGGTCGATCCAGGTGTGAAGTGGCAGGAGTTTCTACTTGTTCCCTTCACAGGACCATGGTGCACACCTATGTTTTTAACTCTAGCCCCACTTCCACAGTTCATTCCTAAAGGTAGTTTGGCTTTAGGCCAAGAGGGTGTCTCTTAGGTATGGCCTTGTGAAGGGATCACAGCTCCGtccaccttccctgccccagccctgccccgcacTAACCCCCTTATTAAAGCCTGCTGTGGAAGAGTCATGCCTAAGCCATGGCAGGGAGAGTTCCAATATACACGTTCCCTTTGCACTGGGCCAATCCGGGGGGCTCCTTAGGATGCTGTTTGCATCTAGCTGGGGTACAGGACATGGGCAGTGCCATGATCGGCCACAAGCGAGGGCAGCCGGGAGGAAAAccagagctctgcctgctggTGGGATGCTTCAGACAAACGGGGACTGTCTTGGGACAGGTCCAGAGAAACCCAAACTCAGCACTGCCAGCCCCAAGTCTTTACAAAAAGAAGCAGGAGTCAGCACCCCCAAACCCCATGATATTTAACAATAATAAATACAaacctgttgggtttttttatttatttatttgccttgtgcctccccctccccccgggcccaGTTTTCACATTCACTTTTCCAAGTTTCTCTCTGTAACCCTCAGGCCAGGAAAtgaactgtttgttttttaaagaaagccaAGATTCCTGGAGTCACGTGATCATGATTCCAGGAAAGACGACTTTATGAGGGACAAACATCACAAGACTCtcagtgggcattcacccacgaaagctcatgctgcaaaacatctgttagtctataaggtgccacaggattctttgctgcttttacaagacTCTCAGTGAAAGTCGGAGCTAGCAGCTCTGCAAACTGGATTtttctgtgtcccccccccaaaGCAACAATGGGTCAGATCAAGGTCCCATTTTATccagctcttccctcccccccccccttgaaggCAGAGGCAGCGTTGAAGAGAACAGGAGTCAGATAAATGGGTCCTGAGATAAGGCAAAACCCAGGATGATTTAGAACCtcaccagctccccctctttctaAAAAAAGGGGGGTAGAATAAATACTTTAGCTCATCTTCACTTACAAGGAGGGAAAACTCCTAACCACAAAATTCAGACTGAACCAGGGAGGCCTGCTgccacccccgcccccgccccaagctCCGGATGCAGCAAGGGAGAGCAATCCTCCCCTACCTGAACCTCTCCGGCCTACCAGGCTGCCAACACACCATCTCCAGCTCAGCAGGGGACATAACGGCACATGCCGCAGGGTTCCAGCTGCTGCTCCAATTTGCCCTTCCTGGCTATGTAATTAACTCCTTGTTGTCATGGGAGGTGAGTGGGAAGAGGACTAACATTATTTCCTAGGGTAACATCATCATGCACCTGGTGAGAATGGCCCATCCTCAGGAGCAAGAGAAAACTGAACGGGAGAGAGACTCACCAGCTAGGAAGGAAGGCAGGAGATGCAGCCACTCACCAAACATGGCTGCTTTAGGGCTGCAGCTCCTTGGctctgccaaatttaaagggccagctccagcaaGGCATGGTGGGAAGAGAGCTCCTTTAAGAAGGCAACCTTCTACCAGGGGAAAGTTAGGAGGGGCCAAGAGGTCACCCAGGAAAGcgctgcttctgcctctgtgtGTTACATGCTTTAACAGCCCTTTTTATCCAAGCAGGTCAAAGGACTTTGCCTCCGAACAGAGGCACGAGGTGGTATTCTGCCTGGTTCACAGATGTATACAGAGAGGCATAAGGAATGGTAGAGAAGAGGAACACATACTAGTCATTTTACGATGACTATATACTTCATAACGCCAAGGAAGCACAAGAGGGGAACAGTGTAACATACATAGGTTTGCGGTCTTCCATTCAGCCCTGCACCTCACATGAAGCTATGTAGAAATGACAGAACATCTAGGTACCTGTAGGAAATAGAAAAGGCCCAGATCCGTGCTGAGCACCCCAATCTCCTTTTCAGCTCACTGCTCTTTCCAGAATGGAGCCTCGAGATGGCCTGATGTGCCCGGAGCCAACTCCCCCTTCTCACTCCAAAAGCAAATGGAGCTGTCTGCTCTGGAGTTCACAGTCAAGTGAAATCCTGATCTCAGGGGCCTAGAGGAGAGCTGCCTCTTTGGATTGATGATGTAATTTGGGTTTGGAAGGGGGACCTGCACGAGTTCTGATTCCCTCTGTGTTTTTACTGCCACCCACTGAAAGATTTAACCCTTTGGGTTCTGTGTCCTAGCAGACATTTGCCCGGCAGTATCAGATGCTGCACCACCAACTTGTTTCCTTCCCGTGTAGGggattaaacaacaacaacaaccaccaaacaaacaaaaagagagtCAGGGCTCTCTAATCAAAGAGTAAAAATGAGGTTTTGGGAGCAGAGGTTTGTTTAATACAAAGACTCAGTTTGTTCCTACTTTAGCTTTTTCGCTACATCACCAGGTATTCTTTccgaagagaggagatgggacaTCATATCTCTTCACCATACACACTCCCATCCAAGTGAGTTAGGGGGACCAAGTGTCTCCCGCTTTTCTCTCCCCATAGTGATGGGGCCAGGCTACTTAGAGAGTCTTCACCACTTCCTGGTTTAGTTGTGTTCTCAACTTGGCGTCATTCCCTCCTTGCCCCCCCAAGAACCCTCCCCACCAAGGTCACCAGCGAGAAGATTGGAAGACACCACAATGCTATTGCTGTGGTACTAATGCTGTGGCGTTACTGAGAACTTAAtgcaggagcccccagctgcGAGGAGCACATCCTTCCACCTCCGCAGCCTGCTCCTGGAAATGGGGTCTTGCACACACCCAGAGGGGATTTCCCAgagccctgagctctgcccagctgggagATGCCGACACTGAAGCCGCAGCAGAATGAGTCCTTCTCTTGGGAAAGCAGCAAAGACGTGTCTTTCCAATCCACGTTGCAGCACCAGCAGCGGCGGGTTATCTTTAACGTTACCAGTGTGTGATGACCGCGAAGAGAATCTGCAGCGCCATGGAGAAGCAGGGCAGCTGTGCCACGCTGTAGGCCACCGAGCGGGTGGGAGCTTTCAGCCGCAGAAGGTATGCCACGGTGTGAACTATCCGTCCCACGCAGAAGATCAGGAAGTGGATCCTTGCCACGATGGGATTGGGGTCCAGCAGGGAGTAGATGGCCCCAaggaagaggaaggggaaaatGTTCTCCATGTCATTGCGATGggccctgtaaatgtaaataggACAATTCAGGCTTATGGGGCTGCCTTGGAGTCCATTCCCTCccagcaatcactgagctgcccAATtcttcttcccaccccacccccataccCTAGTCAGCCCATATTGACGCCCCTGCCTTTCTGGCCTGGATGGACTCCCCCTTGGCAGCCCAGCCGTACAGAGAACAGGATGGATGGCTTGCTCTCGGGTGGAATGCCACGGACGACCCGTGAGGAATAAGCAGCAGAAACAAGTGAGCCCAGAAATGAAGAGGCgcaggattttcaaaggggcctggTACCCAACTCCGGCTGGATTTCAGTGGGGGGGTTGGCACCTCATTTTCTCACCCAGTAGCTTTTTAAGGCAAGTGTTATTAGTGATGAAAAACGGGGGGCAGTACAGAAACATTGTGATAGGACATCTGACTGAGTTTAGAGCCTACGTATGGTAAGACCCATTTTTCCCACTAAActccctctgccccgccccgccccgcccctaatGGAAGAGTTTATGAAACAAGGACAAAGCACTGCTTCCTATAAGCTGGGGAAACCAAAATCTGGGATGAAACCTACTCCCTGCGTCAGCACACAGACGTGTGTAAATTCTTCCAAATTTCCCATGAGATGCTGAAAGGAAATTGAAGGTCATCCAAGGTTTTACTAATTTTTTGACGCAAGTTTCCCTGGTTCCACCCATCTACCCCCCTCTTCTGGCTGGGAGAGAGTCTAACAGGAAGTGTTGGCAAACTTAAGTATCTGCAGTGCTACCAGCCATCCCAATTTAGATATAAAATAGTTACAGTTAAGATGACGGTCAAGTTCATGATGACCTGGTTAGGGACCAATCCCACTCTcagttgaagtccatgggagtctttccattggacTTAGTGAATGCTGGATGGGATCTTCGCACCACATTCTCTCTTTGAGCCCTCCATCctatgaggtgctgagtgccctcaactcctactgaagtGAAAGGAGCTGAGGGTGCTCTATACCTGATAGGATTGGGCCTCAAAAAATTAAGATCGATGCAGGCCTCCTCCCAAAAGCCACTAGAAACGACCCTCCTTCACACTGCAGCTCtcagcctagagcaggggtggccaacctgagcttgagaaggagccagaatttaccagtgtacattgccaaagagccacagtaatacgtcagcagctccCCGCACCTCGCTCCCAGGGCCTCCCACCCCccggcagccccgccaatcagcacctcaggcacagcaggctcagaggagggggcaggcctgtggcagagccaggggttgagcaatgagcaccccccggcacattggaaagttggcgtctgtagctccagccccggagtcggtgcctatacaaggagctgcatattaacttctgaacaCCCCTGGCCTAGAGCGTTTAGTTCCCAGAGACCTTCCCTCACCCGAAAACCCAGCATAGAATAATCTCCACTTCAACTCTGGCTTCTGCTGAATGAATTGGGGCTCTCCCCAAGGGCAATCAGCTTTCCCCAGGGAGTCTTGTTTTCTGTGTCCTTGTTTATTTAGTCACTCAGTAGGTTCCTCTTTCCAGCCTGCAAAATCCCACTGCATTTGACAGGCAATTCTAACCTAATGCTGCTTTTGTCTGAGCTGAAACTGGTTGTATAAGTGGGGTCAGCAAAAGGAGTGGAGACGGTACAGGAAATAGGTGCAGTTTATTTCTCAAGTCCAGGCTTATACAACAAGCCACTTACATTTCATACATGCACCTTTAAATGGTCTGTGCTAGAGATGGCAATGCACTTAGTCATCCTCTCGCGGCTCAATATCCGTTAGGGACTGGGCCTGGGGGGAAAAACCCTAACGCCAACAGCCACGAGGAATGGAATGCTGGAAATTCAGATGCAGCTCTGAGTTATGAGGCTTGGGCCAGCCTACAAAATGCCTTGACAGGCAACCGGCAAAGGGAAAGGCTACTGGCTTCTTTGCGATCGGTCTGAGAGGTTTGGCTTCTATTTTTCTGCTTCCCCTGCTTGTTTTAGCTGGAGGTCTCATTAGGGGACCTAGAGCGATGGGGGTGGGAGCTCTCTCAGCTCTTACCAGGAGATCATCATCCTTCCTTCCAACTCTCTGGTGGGCACAGGAGTTACATCAGTGTTTAAAAGAGTTTTGGGGTTTGTCTGTGACAAAAGCGGGGTGTTCTGACTCCAGAATAACTAACAGGCATTAGCTATCCTGGTGTAAAAACCCAGCGGAGAGCGGGCACTGTGGTTTTACTGCAGATTAAAGTACTGGGTTGGGGTAAACATGGACAGGGGCTCTAGGACTGACCGTACCTAGCTCAGCAAGCCCTGCAGCTGGCCTTGCTAGCGAGAGAACCCGTGTAGTTATCCCCCCGTtaaaccccacccccaaccacctgCCTGTCAATGGGGACGAGCCTTGAACAGTTTGACCAAAACGAAACCCTTCATCTCTCAGTCAGGTGTCACTGGCTTGGGACCTGTGATGTCATGAGCCTACTGGGTCTCTAGTTAGCCAGAGAGCCTTCCAGGAAGGGAGGGTAGACCAGACCCTAGTGTTAAAAGTAGTCAGAAAAAAGTTGTCCTTTTTCCTGTCAAAGAGGAGTGGTATCAACCCATTTCCCTGTCCCATTGCATGTCAGCTTTAAAAGAACTCCTTCCCCTTAGCCCCCAGAGATGACTGGTATCTCCATGTACCAGCCCTTGCTTAGCCtgcaggctctttggggcagggactcttttgcactgtaca encodes the following:
- the PTGES gene encoding prostaglandin E synthase, with protein sequence MMENEVFASFTFYSTILIIKMYVLAIITGQVRLRKKAFANPEDALRNGGLQYCREDPDVERCRRAHRNDMENIFPFLFLGAIYSLLDPNPIVARIHFLIFCVGRIVHTVAYLLRLKAPTRSVAYSVAQLPCFSMALQILFAVITHW